In one Aromatoleum aromaticum EbN1 genomic region, the following are encoded:
- a CDS encoding secondary thiamine-phosphate synthase enzyme YjbQ, whose translation MAYQETFEIRTSGRGMSDVTGQVAAIVERAPKGAGLAHVFVRHTSCSLLMTENADPDVRRDLETLARRWAPDGDPAYRHDLEGDDDMAAHARSVLSGTDVTVPFNDGQLLLGTWQGIYLWEHRARGHMRQVVVTLIE comes from the coding sequence ATGGCTTACCAGGAAACGTTCGAAATCCGCACCAGCGGGCGAGGGATGAGCGACGTGACCGGCCAAGTCGCCGCGATCGTCGAACGCGCGCCGAAGGGCGCGGGGCTCGCTCATGTTTTCGTCCGGCACACGAGCTGTTCGCTTCTGATGACCGAGAACGCCGACCCCGACGTGCGGCGCGACCTCGAGACGCTTGCTCGCCGCTGGGCGCCGGACGGCGATCCGGCGTACCGACACGACCTCGAAGGCGACGACGACATGGCGGCGCACGCGCGCTCGGTGCTGAGCGGCACCGACGTGACGGTGCCGTTCAACGACGGGCAGTTGCTGCTCGGGACGTGGCAGGGGATCTACCTGTGGGAGCATCGGGCGCGGGGCCATATGCGGCAAGTCGTCGTCACGCTGATCGAGTGA